In Candidatus Methylomirabilis sp., the DNA window CCATCAACTCCACGATGGAAGAAAAATAGCGGAAGGGAGGCGGTTGCCAGGGGCCTCCGGCAGCGTGTCTCCCCGGAGGCCCCCGGTATCCTGCTCCTGTCCGCAGCATCAGGTTGTTGGGGTGCCCCCGCAGATCCGGCGTTTGGCCGTTCGTTGATCACAGTGAACGGTCACCGCTCGTGGACCTCCGCGTGGGGTGCGCATGAAATCCACCAAATACCTCCTCATCGGCGGCGGCCTGGCTTCCGGGCAGGCCGCCAAGCACCTCCGGGAGCAAGACCCCCACGGCTCCATCACGCTGGTGGGTGAGGAGCCCTACGTCCCGTACGACCGCCCGCCCCTCTCGAAGGAGTTTCTGCGCGGCGAGAAGTCCCGCGAGGCGCTCTTCTTCGACCCCGAACAGTACTTCCGCGACCGGGGCATCGATCTCATCCTGGGCGAACGGGTCCAGGGGCTAGAGCCGTCCACCAAGACCGCCCGTCTCGCGAGCGGCCAAGCCATCGCCTTCGAGAAGGCCCTTCTCGCCACCGGCGGGCGGCCCGTCCGCCTGAAGCTCCCGGGGGGCGACCTGCCGGGTGTCCACTACCTGCGGACCCTCGACGACTCCGCCGCCATCGCGGCCGAGGCGGGGCCGGGCAAGCGAGCGATCATCATCGGTGCCGGGTTCATCGGGATGGAGGTAGCCGCCTCCCTGACCCAGCTGGGCGTCCAGGTGACCGTCATCGAGGCCCAACCCCATATCTGGGCTCGGTTCGCGGACGCCACGCTGGCGGGGTTCTTCCAGGACTCCTGCGCGCAGCGGGGGGTCACCTTCCACACGAGCGACACGGTCGCGGAGATTCGCGGGCAAGGCCGGCCCTCCTCCGTCCTCACCCGATCCGGGAAGGAGCTCCCCTGCGACTTCGTCTGCATCGGCGTCGGCATCGTCCCCAACGTCGAGCTCGCCCAGCAGGCGGGTCTGAAGATGGACAACGGCATCATGGTCAACGAGTTCCTCCAATCCTCCCACCCGGACATCTACGCCGCCGGGGACGTCGCCAACTACCTCGACCCGGTGATGGGCAAGCGGCGGCGCGTGGAGCACTGGGGACACGCCGAGTACTGCGGCCAGCTCGCGGGCCAGAACATGGCCGGGGCCGGCATCCCCTATGACCTCCTCACCTACGTCTGGTCGGACATCTTCGACCTCCACCTGGAGTTTGCCGGCGACGAGAGCGAGCACGACCAGGTCCTTCTGCGCGGCCGCTTCCAGGAGAAGTCCTTCACCGTCCTCTACCTCAAGGAGCGCGTCTTGACGGCCTACTTTGCGGTCAACACCAGCTCCAAGGAGTTCCCGGTCCTCCAGCGCCTCATTCGCCTCAAGAAGAATCTCATCGGCAAAGAGGCCCAACTCCAGGACCCCACGTTTGCCATCAAGGCGCTCCTCTGAGCCATTCGAAAGGGACGGGGGACGAACGGGGCAGGAGATCAGATCACGTCCCGGAACGGCACTCCGACCACATCATAGAACGACTCGAAGTCGGCAGGGTTGTGCGGCGGCACCCGGGTCTGACTGAGCAGGCCGTTGAGTGCGCTGTGGGCGAAGGAGAGGGCATTGTCGAGGCTCCGGATCGCCTCGGATCCGTGCACCTGAGGATCGCCCTTCGCATAGGCCCTGCGCGCCTTGGTGAGAGATCGCCGGGCCTCGATGGCCCTGGAGCGTTGGACCTCTTCGGCGAGGAGACCGAGGTAGCGCCCGAGTTGGGCGTACGTCCGCTGGAGATCCCGCTCCGTCGCACCGGGCGTCCGCCACCGACCGAAGTACAACCGATCATGCGCCTCCCGGAGGCGGGCCAGGGGCAACGGATGGTACGGGGGGCCGGGGGGAGCCTCGAGCTCCTCCGCGCGCCGGTTGCACGCCTCGATGTTCTCCAGATGCTGCTCCCGCATCTCCGCGAGGAAGGCCCGGGTTTCCTGGTCCAGCGGCATCCCCAGCAGCGCATCGAGGCGCTTCACCACCCAGGCCTGGCCGCGAGCCATGAGGCTCAACCGCTCCCCCTCGCTCCGGAGCGCGGCCACGTTCCGGCCGAAGTCGCCCGTCCGATCCGACGGCACCCCCCCGTACTGCAGGATGGCTCGCGTCAGGCCGGCACACGCCCAGGCTTCATCCTCACCAAACTTCTTCACGTCGGCCCCGGTCAGGCCACCGGCGTCGCTCTTCCTCAGGGCCGCGGCGGCCTCGACCCCCGCCCGCTCCGCCTCCAGCAACTCGTTCAGGCGCCGCACGATCTCTTCGTCGGGCACCGGGGGGCGCCGGTGGCTTCGCGGCTCGGGGATGCTCGGGGCCTCGGCGGGAACCGCGGGCTTGCTCTCGACGGACCGCGTTTCCCTCCGCCTGGCCGCGCGCTTCGGCTTTCTGACCATGGAACACCCCCACTTCTCATGACGCTAGCAGACGGGAAAGGGGGGGTCAACGCGGGGAATCAGCGGAGGGGCGGCTCGGCGAACCCCTGGGCGGCGGCGTGGCGGATGCCATCGCGGTAGGTGGGGAAGGCGGGGCTCCAGGCGCACTGGGTCTTGACCTTGGCGTTCGTGCAGCGTTTGTTGCTCTCCCGCACGAGGGCTCCGCAGCCCTCTTCGGGGGGCGTGAAGGTCATCGGGGGCGGCGGGACGGCCATCGCCTCGGCCAGGGCCGTGAAGTAGGCACCGCCTGGGTGCGGCTCGTCATCCACCAGGTTATACACCTCGCCGCTGCGGCCCCGCTCCGCCGCCGCGAGCAGGCCCCCCAGGAAATCCTCGATGTAGATGTGGTTCATCCACTTGGCCGGATCGGCGCTTACTCGGTACCGCCCCTCGCGGATCTGGGCGTTGACGGGACTGGCCGGGCGGTAGATGGAGCCGGCCCGGAGGATCACCGCCGGGACACCGCGCTCCCGGTGTGCCTTCAGGATCAGGGCCTCCGCCTCGCAGCGGAGGCGCCCCATGAGGGACGTCGGCTCGCAGACCGCCGTCTCGTCCACCCACTCCCCCTCTGTCTGGCCGTAGACGGCGGTGCTGCTCACGTAGAGGTAGCGGGAGAGCCCGGCGGGCAGGGCGGCCAGGACGTGGCCCGTCCCCTCCACGTGCAGAAGGCGCAACGCCGCCTCCTCCCCCCGCATGGCGCCGAGCAGGTGGAAGACGTCCGTCGCTCCTTCCAGCGCAGGGGGGAGACTCTCGGAGCGCGTCACGTCGGCCAGGATGGGCGCGATCCCGAGCGGGACGAGGTCGCGGGCGTGCTCCGGCGACCGGGTCAGACCCCGGACCGCGTAGCCCGCCGCCAGGAGACGGACCCCGAGGCGCCGCCCCAGGTACCCGGTCCCGATCAGGGCCGCGGTCCGCTTCATTGGCGCCTCTCCTCCACCCCCACCGAGCAACCCTGCTCCTTCTGGACTCCTCAGCCCTTGTATCTCCGGACACTCTGGCAGTCAAGGCCAAGCGCAACGCAGGCCACGGAGAGGGAATTCCCTGGGACGCGGAATCGGATATAATACCGTCCCGATGAGGCACGTGCTGCGCGCAGTCCGCCACCCCCGGCGACTGACACCGGTGGGCGCCCTCGCTGCCGCGCTCTTTGTCGCCCAATTCCTCGCGCTCCCCCC includes these proteins:
- a CDS encoding FAD-dependent oxidoreductase, translated to MKSTKYLLIGGGLASGQAAKHLREQDPHGSITLVGEEPYVPYDRPPLSKEFLRGEKSREALFFDPEQYFRDRGIDLILGERVQGLEPSTKTARLASGQAIAFEKALLATGGRPVRLKLPGGDLPGVHYLRTLDDSAAIAAEAGPGKRAIIIGAGFIGMEVAASLTQLGVQVTVIEAQPHIWARFADATLAGFFQDSCAQRGVTFHTSDTVAEIRGQGRPSSVLTRSGKELPCDFVCIGVGIVPNVELAQQAGLKMDNGIMVNEFLQSSHPDIYAAGDVANYLDPVMGKRRRVEHWGHAEYCGQLAGQNMAGAGIPYDLLTYVWSDIFDLHLEFAGDESEHDQVLLRGRFQEKSFTVLYLKERVLTAYFAVNTSSKEFPVLQRLIRLKKNLIGKEAQLQDPTFAIKALL
- a CDS encoding DUF6306 domain-containing protein, whose product is MPDEEIVRRLNELLEAERAGVEAAAALRKSDAGGLTGADVKKFGEDEAWACAGLTRAILQYGGVPSDRTGDFGRNVAALRSEGERLSLMARGQAWVVKRLDALLGMPLDQETRAFLAEMREQHLENIEACNRRAEELEAPPGPPYHPLPLARLREAHDRLYFGRWRTPGATERDLQRTYAQLGRYLGLLAEEVQRSRAIEARRSLTKARRAYAKGDPQVHGSEAIRSLDNALSFAHSALNGLLSQTRVPPHNPADFESFYDVVGVPFRDVI
- a CDS encoding NAD-dependent epimerase/dehydratase family protein; the encoded protein is MKRTAALIGTGYLGRRLGVRLLAAGYAVRGLTRSPEHARDLVPLGIAPILADVTRSESLPPALEGATDVFHLLGAMRGEEAALRLLHVEGTGHVLAALPAGLSRYLYVSSTAVYGQTEGEWVDETAVCEPTSLMGRLRCEAEALILKAHRERGVPAVILRAGSIYRPASPVNAQIREGRYRVSADPAKWMNHIYIEDFLGGLLAAAERGRSGEVYNLVDDEPHPGGAYFTALAEAMAVPPPPMTFTPPEEGCGALVRESNKRCTNAKVKTQCAWSPAFPTYRDGIRHAAAQGFAEPPLR